In one Epinephelus moara isolate mb chromosome 6, YSFRI_EMoa_1.0, whole genome shotgun sequence genomic region, the following are encoded:
- the msmp2 gene encoding prostate-associated microseminoprotein: MANTAGGVLLSLLMFLSASVPCFSVYNSGECFFNTKGSCEHMGQVYGIGESWITSDCYQCVCMEPFGVGCCDYGSKPVDYPDWCEIIRKPDSCTSVAVMRVNHKLPCLWGRGRLRPAAGQPWKSDNDPLF; this comes from the exons ATGGcaaacacagcaggaggagTGCTTTTGTCTCTACTGATGTTCCTCAGTGCCAGTGTGCCGTGTTTCTCTGTGTATAACAGTGGCGAGTGCTTCTTCAACACTAAAG GGAGCTGTGAACACATGGGACAGGTGTACGGGATAGGAGAGAGCTGGATAACCAGTGACTGTTACCAGTGTGTCTGCATGGAGCCGTTTGGAGTAGGATGCTGTGACta TGGATCTAAACCTGTGGACTATCCAGACTGGTGTGAGATCATCCGTAAGCCTGACTCTTGTACGAGTGTCGCAGTGATGAGAGTCAATCACAAACTGCCCTGCCTCTGGGGACGAGGCCGTCTCAGACCAGCTGCAGGCCAGCCGTGGAAATCTGACAATGATCCTCTGTTTTGA